Proteins encoded together in one Thermomonospora curvata DSM 43183 window:
- a CDS encoding DUF4097 family beta strand repeat-containing protein, with protein MANGFKGVAALAASLTAATVALGGCGVLDAATYHEDRKYELTGGLKALNVRLEEADVEIIGTDGDEVSVHEHLSWTEKLKPEPYHRREGDALVLGYRCPDVVSIGLSRCAVRYRIQVPRAMAATVRTGSGDIRVRGLAGALRAEVSSGDIVATDLRGGPVDASADSGDITVSGAGAVQARTDSGGIDLRDLRGDRARAEADSGTVRVVFAADRPPNLVQATSRSGRVIIKVPADVPYALLYQERMGDPRITDITIDPNSPRRISARADSGSIDISAS; from the coding sequence ATGGCGAACGGGTTCAAGGGCGTGGCGGCGCTGGCCGCCTCCCTGACCGCGGCGACGGTGGCGCTCGGCGGGTGCGGCGTCCTCGACGCCGCCACCTATCACGAGGACCGCAAGTACGAGCTCACCGGCGGGCTCAAGGCGCTGAACGTGCGCCTGGAGGAGGCCGATGTGGAGATCATCGGCACCGACGGCGACGAGGTCAGCGTCCATGAGCACCTGTCGTGGACCGAAAAGCTCAAGCCCGAGCCCTACCACCGCCGGGAGGGCGACGCCCTGGTGCTGGGCTACCGCTGCCCGGACGTGGTCAGCATCGGGCTCAGCCGGTGCGCGGTCCGCTACCGGATCCAGGTGCCCCGCGCGATGGCCGCCACGGTCCGCACCGGCAGCGGCGACATCCGCGTCCGCGGGCTGGCGGGCGCCCTGCGGGCCGAGGTCAGCTCCGGCGACATCGTGGCCACCGACCTGCGCGGCGGCCCGGTGGACGCCTCCGCCGACTCCGGCGACATCACCGTCAGCGGCGCCGGCGCCGTGCAGGCCAGGACCGACTCCGGCGGCATCGACCTGCGCGACCTGCGCGGGGACCGGGCCCGGGCCGAGGCCGACTCCGGCACCGTCCGCGTCGTCTTCGCCGCCGACCGCCCGCCGAACCTGGTCCAGGCGACCAGCCGCTCCGGCCGGGTGATCATCAAGGTTCCGGCCGACGTGCCGTATGCGCTCCTCTACCAGGAGCGGATGGGCGATCCCCGGATCACCGACATCACGATCGACCCGAACTCGCCCCGCCGGATCAGCGCCCGCGCCGACTCCGGCTCCATCGACATCTCCGCCTCCTGA
- a CDS encoding M28 family metallopeptidase, producing the protein MRKRHWGIPLALAGLLSGVVTAAPAEAGVQGPDLTKLVKIKDIRKHLVELERVAERNGGNRASGQPGFDASVDYVVKVLKKAGYKPQVQNFDFEYYEQEAPTVFEQVSPAPATYTEALDGDFLTHYYSGEGDVTARAVPVDTDDPDGVGSGCESDDFEGFPAGSIALIVRGGCTFADKAANAEAAGAVAAIIYQNPATADQGPVNGTLGGRVVDIPVLGPTYELGSSLVAQAKAGELILHIKTDVFHEKRSSKNVIADTKLGDPNKTVVVGAHLDSVAEGPGINDNGSGSATVLAIAEQIGKLGKKGLKNRVRFAWWGAEESGLIGSDAYVASLSDEELSKIALNLNFDMLGSPNFARFVYDGDNSLGTPTDPPPGSAEIEKAFTDYFKKRKLATEPTAFDGRSDYYAFINVGIPAGGLFSGAEVTKTPEQVKLYGGTAGEAFDKCYHQACDDLTNINWTGLDQLADGAAHVVQRYAHSVEDVLAARTATVTLKSTSSSAGGPEWRGGHLIR; encoded by the coding sequence GTGCGGAAGCGACACTGGGGGATTCCCCTCGCCCTGGCGGGTCTGCTGTCCGGCGTGGTGACCGCCGCGCCCGCAGAGGCCGGGGTGCAAGGTCCCGATCTCACCAAGCTGGTCAAGATCAAGGACATCCGCAAACACCTGGTCGAACTGGAGCGGGTCGCCGAGCGCAACGGTGGCAATCGGGCCTCCGGCCAACCGGGTTTCGACGCCTCCGTGGATTACGTGGTCAAGGTCCTCAAGAAGGCCGGCTACAAGCCGCAGGTCCAAAACTTCGACTTCGAGTACTACGAGCAAGAGGCCCCGACGGTCTTCGAGCAGGTCAGCCCTGCTCCGGCCACCTACACCGAGGCGCTGGACGGCGACTTCCTCACCCACTACTACTCCGGCGAGGGCGATGTGACCGCCCGTGCCGTCCCGGTGGACACCGACGACCCCGACGGCGTGGGCAGCGGCTGCGAGTCCGACGACTTCGAGGGTTTCCCGGCCGGATCGATCGCGCTGATCGTGCGCGGCGGCTGCACGTTCGCGGACAAGGCCGCCAACGCCGAGGCCGCCGGCGCGGTGGCCGCGATCATCTACCAGAACCCCGCCACCGCCGACCAGGGGCCGGTCAACGGCACGCTGGGCGGCCGCGTGGTGGACATCCCGGTGCTCGGCCCCACCTACGAGCTCGGCTCCTCGCTGGTGGCCCAGGCCAAGGCCGGTGAGCTGATCCTGCACATCAAGACCGACGTCTTCCACGAGAAGCGCTCGTCCAAGAACGTCATCGCCGACACCAAGCTCGGCGACCCGAACAAGACGGTGGTGGTCGGGGCGCACCTGGACAGCGTGGCCGAAGGTCCCGGCATCAACGACAACGGCAGCGGCAGCGCCACCGTGCTGGCCATCGCCGAGCAGATCGGCAAGCTGGGCAAGAAGGGCCTGAAGAACAGGGTCCGCTTCGCCTGGTGGGGCGCCGAGGAGAGCGGCCTGATCGGCTCGGACGCCTACGTCGCCTCCCTCAGCGACGAGGAACTGTCCAAGATCGCGCTCAACTTGAACTTCGACATGCTGGGCTCGCCGAACTTCGCCCGCTTCGTCTACGACGGTGACAACTCGCTGGGCACCCCGACCGACCCGCCGCCGGGCTCGGCCGAGATCGAGAAGGCCTTCACCGACTACTTCAAGAAGCGCAAGCTGGCCACCGAGCCCACCGCCTTCGACGGCCGCTCGGACTACTACGCCTTCATCAACGTGGGCATCCCGGCCGGCGGCCTGTTCAGCGGCGCCGAGGTCACCAAGACCCCCGAGCAGGTCAAGCTGTACGGCGGCACGGCCGGCGAGGCCTTCGACAAGTGCTACCACCAGGCCTGCGACGACCTGACCAACATCAACTGGACGGGCCTGGACCAGCTCGCCGACGGCGCGGCCCACGTCGTCCAGCGCTACGCCCACTCCGTCGAGGACGTGCTGGCCGCCCGCACGGCCACCGTCACCTTGAAGAGCACCTCCTCGTCCGCCGGCGGCCCCGAGTGGCGAGGCGGCCACCTGATCCGCTGA
- a CDS encoding DUF2550 domain-containing protein produces MAEHLAWDVGGVLAAAALLALLFLSAVLLRRWLLQRSGGTVECSLRTLPQDGAPGPWRLGLARYRGDELHWHRVFDFRLRPRQVIGRRGLIVSNRRRPDPGELPELGADAGIVEVHNKDLRVELAMGQAALTGFLAWLEAAPPGFPVDISKG; encoded by the coding sequence TTGGCAGAGCACCTGGCGTGGGACGTGGGCGGGGTGCTCGCTGCGGCGGCATTGCTCGCCCTGCTGTTCCTGAGCGCGGTTCTGCTGCGCCGCTGGCTGCTGCAGCGCAGCGGCGGCACCGTGGAGTGCAGCCTGCGGACGCTGCCGCAGGACGGCGCTCCGGGGCCGTGGCGGCTGGGTCTGGCCCGTTACCGCGGTGACGAGCTGCACTGGCATCGAGTTTTCGATTTTCGTCTCAGGCCCCGGCAGGTCATCGGCCGCCGGGGCCTGATCGTGTCCAACCGCCGCCGGCCGGACCCGGGCGAGCTGCCGGAGCTGGGTGCGGACGCGGGCATCGTCGAGGTGCACAACAAGGACCTGCGGGTGGAGCTGGCGATGGGCCAGGCGGCGCTGACCGGCTTCCTGGCCTGGCTGGAGGCCGCCCCGCCCGGATTTCCGGTCGATATTTCCAAGGGTTAA
- a CDS encoding F0F1 ATP synthase subunit epsilon, whose protein sequence is MATLKVGLVSPEREIWSGEASMVVAQTIEGQLGILPGHAPVLGVLLDGSVVKIQPADGSPEITAMVGSGFVSVAFDEVSVLAEQAELGSDVDVEAARQALQAAQAQGGGDEAAAVAERRARARLRAAGLEA, encoded by the coding sequence GTGGCAACCCTGAAGGTGGGGCTGGTCTCACCGGAGCGTGAGATCTGGTCCGGCGAGGCCTCCATGGTGGTCGCCCAGACCATCGAGGGCCAGCTCGGCATCCTGCCCGGCCATGCCCCGGTGCTCGGTGTGCTGCTGGACGGCAGCGTGGTGAAGATCCAGCCGGCCGACGGCTCGCCGGAGATCACCGCCATGGTCGGCAGCGGCTTCGTCTCCGTCGCCTTTGATGAGGTGTCGGTGCTGGCCGAGCAGGCCGAGCTGGGCAGCGATGTGGACGTGGAGGCGGCCCGGCAGGCGCTGCAGGCCGCGCAGGCCCAAGGCGGCGGTGACGAGGCGGCCGCGGTGGCCGAGCGGCGCGCCCGCGCCCGGCTGCGCGCCGCGGGACTTGAGGCCTAG